The sequence NTAGAACAGGGAATGACAGAGCTGGGAAgacccttagaacagggaatgtcagagtcAGGAGGGCCTTTAGGACACATCCCAGAAGGTCAGAACAGAGAGATGTGGAATTCAGAAATCAAACTGAACCCCATCTTTTTCCAAGGAGGACCCTAAGGGCCAGAAAAGGAAGAGCCCCTCCCTCTGCCCCACATACTTCACGACCTTTAGGCATCAAGTTTGGGGCTCTCCCTGTTTCACTTCATTGGCAGATATGAGATGGATGCTTAGAGATCCTTGCTCTAAGGGCTCTCTCTTCCCCTGTCCCACACTCCCAGGCTCCCAAACCTGGGGTCTGCAGGTGTATCCTGTTCCCCCTTCAGTGACGGTGCCCGTAGGGGGCATAGCCCATCTGCCCTGTGAACATGACGGGGGCCCCAAGGCCAATGTGACTTGGTGGCGAGTCGTTTTGGGCAACCTCAAGTGGCCCAAGGTCCAGGTGGAGAAGGCATCTGAGCTCAATGGGACCCTGATCCTCTGGGGAGTGAAAAAGAGTGATGGAGGCATCTACCAATGTAAGGTCTCCATCATGGGCGGCCCAGGCTCGGAGTCCTGCGGCACCTACCTCAGGGTTCGAGGTAAGTCAGTTCCCTGACTTTCAGGTCTCCTAATGCCCCCCACACTACCCCCAAGCCCAGAAGCAACCCTTAGAGTCCAGGCTCCCTCCATTGAACCAGAAGGTTCAATGAAGTGACTGTAAATCCCCTAAAGTGGATTTACAAGCCATAAAGCTCTCTTGAAAAGTGGGTTAGGTTGTCATGGCATCCTTTCTcccacccttacctctcctaGACATAGTTGTCCTAATTCTTCAGCTCTGTTCTCCCCTGGACCTGGGTGCCCAGGTCTCTCTTGGGGCCCAGGCGTCTGGAACCCCCCGAAGAGGGCAAGGAGATGGCAAAGGGTTTCTGCTCACTTTCCTGATGGTGGTTCCAGAAGCTCTCTGCACTACCTGAGAAATCCAAGGCTGAGGACCTCACGTCCAGGCTGGGCCATTTGCCTTGGGGATCAgccttcagtttcttctgtaaaatggggccagTGACCTTTGCACATCATGAAGGGTCACCTGGGTCTCTCTTCTGGTTGCTGGAGTCCTTTTCCTCTCAATAACCCATTAGATGACCCAAGTGggaacccctcccccccaaggcTTGGGAATCCAAGGACTCTCCCACTTACTCCCAGTATGACCTTGAGGAGGTTGCTTCAGTTCTGTGGCCTCTGTTTGTTCATCTGTAACGTGGAGTTGGACTCCATGACCTCGAGGGTCCTCTTCTAGATGAGCACCTGAGCACTgagactattattatccccatttgacaagtGAGACCTCTGAGACCCACAGAGAGGAAGGCACTCGTCTAGGGTCATCTAGccatgtttgattcttcatgattccatttcgggttttcttggcaaagatactgaagtggttgctatttccctctccagctcattttatagaagaggaagctgaggtaaacagggtgaagtgactcgtccagggtcacacagctaggaagtatctgaggctggatttgaattcaactcCAGGTTAGGTGCTCTACTAAGAGGCAAAGGCAGGACCATATTCAGGACTCACCACTATACTTTTACCCTCTGCTgtgaagaaaacaatatataaagcTTGAAGTCTGGGAGGGGAGCTGGTGGGACTTTGCCCCCTTAGCTCTGTGCTCTTGTCCTTACCTCCATGGTCAGCTCCCAGGTTGGGAAGGTGGAGAGGGCAGGGGTACGGGTGGCCCTGGGCATTCTGGTCCTGGTTGGTACAGGCAGGGCTGACGCCCAAGtcaatctctcccttccttcccccttcttagAGCCAATACCTAGACCCTTCCTGGACATGGGAGAGGCCACCAAGAACAGGATTATCACCGCCGAGGGAATCATTCTGCTTTTCTGTGCTGTCATCCCTGGGACCCTTCTGCTCTTCAGGGTAAGACTCCTTTGGGGGACTCCCCAATCCCCTCAAAGACCTAGCCACCCTGACCCCACAggctcctcttccttcccctcaggGACTTGGGCATCCACGATTCTCACCACTCTTTTCGTTTCCTCTGTGGACCTTCAATCCCACTCTGGTAGACCTGATTGCCCCCCGCCCAGGCTTCTTTGGGCCCACTCTCCGAGTTCCTCCATGTACCCTTTTCTGGCACTTAGCAAGTTCTCCTTGATGGATGAGAAAAGTGAAAGGGGACAGGCAAATACAGGGGGAGGGGTCAGTCAGTCTTCCTGGAGGCAGCCAGAGGCCCCAGCTTTGAATTCCAGTTCTTGCGGTTCCTTTTGGACACACTGCcttttctggcctcagtttcttcttctgtaaaaggtGGGGGGCTAGGTGGGCTGAATCCCACGGTCCATCTCTGCCAGTTTTTAAGTCCCATGGCCCCATGATCCTGGGTCTGggccctctccccttctctggctgatctctccccatccccacatCTTTCCTCCCTGTAGAAGCGTTGGCAGAATGAGAAATACGCTGTGGACCACCTGGACTACTATGACGACGAGAACCTGTATGAGGTGAGGCCCCTTCAGGGTGGAGAGCCCAGGGAGAGAACTGGGAGGATCAGGCTCTGCCCTTTGACCCATGGTGGAGGGAAAACCCCAGCAGACATGCCCTCTTCCCTAGGCTGACCTCcagcttcctcctctcccctccagggCCTTAACCTCGATGACTGTGCCATGTATGAGGACATCTCCCGGGGCTTGCAGGGGACCTACCAGGATGCCACCACCCTCAGGGTGGGGGATGTCCAGCTGGAGAAGCCGTGAGGGCCCTGCGTGAAGTCCCTAGCCTCgacctgccttaaactgccccttTTAGGTCTTCTGGCTTGTCCCGCTCTCCATCTCCTCAGGACCAGATGGTTtccaaggtccttcccagctctgtcATTCCATGTTCCTAAATCTATCACCTTCCCCCTCTCCCACTGTatgtccccttccctcccctcctcaagCCTCCACTCCTGACC comes from Gracilinanus agilis isolate LMUSP501 unplaced genomic scaffold, AgileGrace unplaced_scaffold17149, whole genome shotgun sequence and encodes:
- the CD79A gene encoding B-cell antigen receptor complex-associated protein alpha chain isoform X2, which gives rise to MMPGLSLPCALLLLSALSPVTVPVGGIAHLPCEHDGGPKANVTWWRVVLGNLKWPKVQVEKASELNGTLILWGVKKSDGGIYQCKVSIMGGPGSESCGTYLRVREPIPRPFLDMGEATKNRIITAEGIILLFCAVIPGTLLLFRKRWQNEKYAVDHLDYYDDENLYEGLNLDDCAMYEDISRGLQGTYQDATTLRVGDVQLEKP
- the CD79A gene encoding B-cell antigen receptor complex-associated protein alpha chain isoform X1, translating into MMPGLSLPCALLLLSALSPGSQTWGLQVYPVPPSVTVPVGGIAHLPCEHDGGPKANVTWWRVVLGNLKWPKVQVEKASELNGTLILWGVKKSDGGIYQCKVSIMGGPGSESCGTYLRVREPIPRPFLDMGEATKNRIITAEGIILLFCAVIPGTLLLFRKRWQNEKYAVDHLDYYDDENLYEGLNLDDCAMYEDISRGLQGTYQDATTLRVGDVQLEKP